The following are encoded in a window of Pongo abelii isolate AG06213 chromosome 16, NHGRI_mPonAbe1-v2.0_pri, whole genome shotgun sequence genomic DNA:
- the LINS1 gene encoding protein Lines homolog 1 isoform X1 encodes MKVFCEVLEQLYKKVLLGATLENDSHDYTFYLNPAVSDQDCSTASSLEWANTCGIQDRHQPISVGVAPIAVAPACLKTNSQMSSSREVMLLQLTVIKVMTTRILSVKTEFHAKEQYRDVIKILLESAKVDSKLICMFQNSDKLLSHMAAQCLALLLYFQLREKITLSNSWITFCQKNLSEYSESNKAVYCLWTLTAIIKEIFKDSCSQKTEILKQFLTHFDTIFEVFYNSLFSQHFENCLDTSKIVNILMCFLELLELLIASRIYLKLHFTCQRILFLKPSCMLEVITWPIQAFVKRKVIIFLKKCLLCKVGEDLCRGSVPALMPPDHHGAVDMLALANAVLQAVNSGLLKTLSVYEKHSFFGGDEVQPGCEHITSPDHVILRAASLVIMKSLEIKFQNCSSASEMKVDLQRFMSELLTFLKPHLQPSLQLHNPCKWLSRVFIEQDDDMLEAAKASLGIYLTLTRGCEATESLTQGKEMWDHHTHENGYNPHCIFLFFLRNIGFDSTVLLDFLISSETCFLEYFVRYLKLLQKDWDNFFTICNNFDATESKYDISICGCVPSLVQDQSTNQTIPHHLTAPHSHRDVCARHSWASDAPSEPLKAVMSKGTHAMCASSLSSPQASLVDYDSSDDSEVESTDQCLANSKQTSLHQQATKEIQDAAGTSRDKKEFSLEPPPSRPLVLKEFDTAFSFDCEVALNDVVSEMGIFYRTVKCFQELQDAICRLQKKNLFPYNPTALLKLLKYIEVISNKTMNTL; translated from the exons ATGAAAGTTTTCTGTGAAGTTTTAGAACAGTTATACAAGAAGGTACTTCTTGGAGCCACACTTGAAAATGACAGCCATGATTACACCTTTTATCTCAACCCAGCAGTTTCAGATCAAGATTGCTCTACAGCCTCCTCCTTAGAATGGGCAAACACCTGTGGTATCCAGGACAGGCATCAGCCCATCTCTGTTGGTGTGGCTCCCATTGCTGTAGCACCTGCGTGTTTGAAGACCAACTCTCAGATGAGCAGTTCCAGAGAAGTAATGCTCCTTCAGTTAACAGTGATCAAAGTGATGACAACCCGGATATTGTCTGTCAAAACCGAGTTCCATGCAAAAGAGCAATACAGAGATGTAATTAAAATTCTCTTAGAATCAGCCAAAGTCGATTCTAAATTA ATCTGTATGTTCCAAAATTCAGATAAATTGTTATCTCACATGGCCGCACAGTGCCTTGCATTGCTTCTATATTTCCAATTGAGAGAAAAG atAACCTTAAGTAATTCCTGGATTACTTTTTGCCAGAAAAATCTTTCTGAATACTCTGAGAGTAATAAAGCAGTATACTGCCTCTGGACTCTTACagcaataataaaagaaatctttaaagATTCATGTTCACAAAAAACAG AAATTCTAAAGCAGTTCCTGACTCATTTCGACACTATTTTTGAAGTGTTTTACAATTCCTTATTTTCTCAGCATTTTGAAAACTGCCTGGATACTTCTAAAATAGTAAACATCCTGATGTGTTTCCTGGAGTTGCTTGAGCTTCTTATAGCCTCCAGAATCTACCTGAAGTTACATTTCACTTGCCagaggattttatttttgaaaccatCTTGCATGCTAGAAGTTATTACCTGGCCTATTCAGGCTTTTGTCAAAAGGAAGGTCATCATATTCCTCAAAAAGTGCCTTCTCTGTAAAGTGGGTGAAGACCTCTGTCGTGGATCTGTGCCTGCCTTAATGCCGCCAGACCATCATGGAGCGGTGGACATGCTGGCTTTAGCTAATGCTGTTTTGCAAGCTGTGAATTCGGGGTTGTTGAAGACACTGTCTGTTTAtgaaaagcattccttttttggAGGTGATGAAGTTCAACCTGGATGTGAACATATCACTAGTCCAGATCATGTGATCCTTAGAGCAGCAAGCTTAGTTATAATGAAATCCTTAGAAATcaagtttcaaaattgttcttcaGCAAGTGAAATGAAAG TTGACTTACAGAGGTTCATGTCTGAGTTACTGACCTTCTTAAAGCCTCACCTTCAGCCCTCTCTGCAATTACACAATCCGTGCAAATGGCTGTCTAGGGTTTTCATAGAACAAGACGATGACATGCTGGAGGCTGCCAAGGCATCACTGGGCATCTACTTAACACTGACCAG aGGATGTGAAGCCACTGAAAGCTTGACtcagggaaaagaaatgtgggaccATCACACACATGAAAATGGCTATAATCCTCACTgtattttcttgttcttcttAAGAAACATAGGATTTGATTCTACAGTTCTTCTTGACTTTTTGATTTCATCAGAAACCtgttttcttgaatattttgttagatatttaaaattactgCAAAAGGACTGGGATAATTTTTTCACCATTTGCAATAACTTCGATGCAACTGAATCTAAATATGACATAAGTATTTGTGGCTGTGTCCCCTCACTTGTCCAAGACCAAAGCACCAACCAAACAATACCCCATCATTTGACTGCTCCTCATAGTCACAGAGATGTGTGTGCTCGGCACTCCTGGGCTTCCGATGCTCCCTCTGAACCACTGAAAGCTGTGATGTCCAAGGGGACTCACGCCATGTGTGCTTCTAGTCTGTCTTCCCCCCAGGCCTCTCTAGTCGATTACGACAGCTCTGATGATTCTGAAGTGGAATCCACAGACCAGTGTTTAGCTAACAGTAAACAGACATCTTTACACCAGCAAGCAACTAAGGAGATTCAGGACGCAGCTGGGACAAGCAGGGATAAAAAAGAATTTAGCCTTGAGCCTCCTCCATCAAGGCCTCTGGTTCTGAAAGAATTTGATACTGCCTTCTCCTTTGATTGTGAAGTAGCCCTAAATGATGTCGTCTCTGAAATGGGAATATTTTACAGAACAGTAAAATGCTTCCAGGAACTACAAGATGCCATCTGCcgtttgcaaaagaaaaatcttttcccATATAATCCAACTGCACTTTTGAAGTTGTTAAAATACATAGAGGTGATAAGTAATAAAACTATGAACACATTGTAA
- the LINS1 gene encoding protein Lines homolog 1 isoform X2: protein MCFLELLELLIASRIYLKLHFTCQRILFLKPSCMLEVITWPIQAFVKRKVIIFLKKCLLCKVGEDLCRGSVPALMPPDHHGAVDMLALANAVLQAVNSGLLKTLSVYEKHSFFGGDEVQPGCEHITSPDHVILRAASLVIMKSLEIKFQNCSSASEMKVDLQRFMSELLTFLKPHLQPSLQLHNPCKWLSRVFIEQDDDMLEAAKASLGIYLTLTRGCEATESLTQGKEMWDHHTHENGYNPHCIFLFFLRNIGFDSTVLLDFLISSETCFLEYFVRYLKLLQKDWDNFFTICNNFDATESKYDISICGCVPSLVQDQSTNQTIPHHLTAPHSHRDVCARHSWASDAPSEPLKAVMSKGTHAMCASSLSSPQASLVDYDSSDDSEVESTDQCLANSKQTSLHQQATKEIQDAAGTSRDKKEFSLEPPPSRPLVLKEFDTAFSFDCEVALNDVVSEMGIFYRTVKCFQELQDAICRLQKKNLFPYNPTALLKLLKYIEVISNKTMNTL, encoded by the exons ATGTGTTTCCTGGAGTTGCTTGAGCTTCTTATAGCCTCCAGAATCTACCTGAAGTTACATTTCACTTGCCagaggattttatttttgaaaccatCTTGCATGCTAGAAGTTATTACCTGGCCTATTCAGGCTTTTGTCAAAAGGAAGGTCATCATATTCCTCAAAAAGTGCCTTCTCTGTAAAGTGGGTGAAGACCTCTGTCGTGGATCTGTGCCTGCCTTAATGCCGCCAGACCATCATGGAGCGGTGGACATGCTGGCTTTAGCTAATGCTGTTTTGCAAGCTGTGAATTCGGGGTTGTTGAAGACACTGTCTGTTTAtgaaaagcattccttttttggAGGTGATGAAGTTCAACCTGGATGTGAACATATCACTAGTCCAGATCATGTGATCCTTAGAGCAGCAAGCTTAGTTATAATGAAATCCTTAGAAATcaagtttcaaaattgttcttcaGCAAGTGAAATGAAAG TTGACTTACAGAGGTTCATGTCTGAGTTACTGACCTTCTTAAAGCCTCACCTTCAGCCCTCTCTGCAATTACACAATCCGTGCAAATGGCTGTCTAGGGTTTTCATAGAACAAGACGATGACATGCTGGAGGCTGCCAAGGCATCACTGGGCATCTACTTAACACTGACCAG aGGATGTGAAGCCACTGAAAGCTTGACtcagggaaaagaaatgtgggaccATCACACACATGAAAATGGCTATAATCCTCACTgtattttcttgttcttcttAAGAAACATAGGATTTGATTCTACAGTTCTTCTTGACTTTTTGATTTCATCAGAAACCtgttttcttgaatattttgttagatatttaaaattactgCAAAAGGACTGGGATAATTTTTTCACCATTTGCAATAACTTCGATGCAACTGAATCTAAATATGACATAAGTATTTGTGGCTGTGTCCCCTCACTTGTCCAAGACCAAAGCACCAACCAAACAATACCCCATCATTTGACTGCTCCTCATAGTCACAGAGATGTGTGTGCTCGGCACTCCTGGGCTTCCGATGCTCCCTCTGAACCACTGAAAGCTGTGATGTCCAAGGGGACTCACGCCATGTGTGCTTCTAGTCTGTCTTCCCCCCAGGCCTCTCTAGTCGATTACGACAGCTCTGATGATTCTGAAGTGGAATCCACAGACCAGTGTTTAGCTAACAGTAAACAGACATCTTTACACCAGCAAGCAACTAAGGAGATTCAGGACGCAGCTGGGACAAGCAGGGATAAAAAAGAATTTAGCCTTGAGCCTCCTCCATCAAGGCCTCTGGTTCTGAAAGAATTTGATACTGCCTTCTCCTTTGATTGTGAAGTAGCCCTAAATGATGTCGTCTCTGAAATGGGAATATTTTACAGAACAGTAAAATGCTTCCAGGAACTACAAGATGCCATCTGCcgtttgcaaaagaaaaatcttttcccATATAATCCAACTGCACTTTTGAAGTTGTTAAAATACATAGAGGTGATAAGTAATAAAACTATGAACACATTGTAA